The following are from one region of the Arachis duranensis cultivar V14167 chromosome 10, aradu.V14167.gnm2.J7QH, whole genome shotgun sequence genome:
- the LOC107471889 gene encoding bifunctional dihydrofolate reductase-thymidylate synthase: protein MASNSFVIPNGSGNGNGIGKLNPPPNLQRNYQVVVAATPDMGIGKDGKLPWKLPTDLKFFKEVTVTTSDPGKKNAVVMGRKTWDSIPLKYRPLPGRLNIVLTRSDSFDIAIAENVVICRSMASALELLAEPPYSLSIEKIFVIGGGQIFRETLNAPGCEAIHITEIQTSIECDTFMPPVDSSVFQLWYSSFPKMENNIRYSFTTYVRVRRSVEHATQNTDPVLDNNSDTLKFEFKDFSFLPKMILERHEEYKYLRLVEEIISEGTAKDDRTRTGTLSKFGCQMRFNLRRNFPLLTTKKVFWRGVVEELLWFISGSTNAKLLQEKGIHIWDGNASREYLDRLGFTDREEGDLGPVYGFQWRHFGARYTNMHADYSGQGFDQLLDVINKIRHNPNDRRIILSAWNPADLQLAALPPCHMFAQFYVANGELSCQMYQRSADMGLGVPFNIASYALLTCIIAHVCELVPGDFIHVIGDAHVYQNHVKPLQEQLQNLPRPFPTLKINPEKKDIDSFVASDFKLSDYNPHQKIEMKMAI, encoded by the exons CCAAATCTGCAGAGGAACTACCAAGTGGTAGTGGCTGCTACACCAGATATGGGGATAGGTAAAGATGGGAAATTACCATGGAAGTTACCTACtgatctcaaattttttaaagaggTTACTGTAACAACATCTGATCCAGGGAAGAAGAATGCTGTTGTAATGGGTAGAAAAACATGGGATAGTATCCCTCTTAAATACAGGCCTCTTCCCGGCCGTCTTAATATTGTTCTTACTCGCTCAGATAGCTTTGATATTGCAATAGCAGAGAATGTTGTTATATGTAGAAGTATGGCTTCTGCTTTGGAATTGTTAGCTGAACCTCCCTATAGTTTGTCAATTGAGAAAATATTTGTTATAGGAGGTGGACAAATATTTAG GGAGACTTTAAATGCACCTGGATGTGAAGCTATCCACATCACTGAAATTCAGACTAGCATTGAGTGTGACACATTTATGCCTCCAGTTGATTCCTCTGTATTTCAGTTGTGGTACTCATCTTTTCCTAAGATGGAAAACAACATTCGCTATTCTTTCACAACTTATGTGCGTGTAAGGCGTTCGGTGGAGCATGCAACTCAGAATACTGATCCAGTTCTTGATAACAATTCAGATACTCTAAAATTTGAGTTCAaggatttttcttttcttcctaaaatgattcttgaaagaCATGAAGAATACAAGTATCTTAGGCTGGTTGAAGAAATCATTTCTGAGGGTACAGCCAAAGATGATAGGACAAGGACTGGTACCTTGTCAAAATTTGGTTGCCAG ATGAGGTTCAATTTGCGCAGAAACTTCCCTCTTCTTACTACAAAG AAAGTATTTTGGCGTGGGGTTGTTGAAGAGCTTCTTTGGTTTATTAGTGGGTCTACAAATGCCAAG TTGCTGCAGGAAAAAGGGATCCATATATGGGATGGCAATGCATCGAGAGAATACCTAGATAG aCTTGGCTTCACAGACAGGGAGGAAGGTGACTTGGGACCTGTTTATGGGTTTCAGTGGAGGCACTTTGGTGCCAG GTATACTAATATGCATGCTGACTACTCCGGCCAAGGATTTGATCAGCTGTTAGATGTTATTAACAAGATAAGGCACAATCCCAATGATCGTCGGATCATTCTCTCCGCATGGAATCCAGCTGATCTTCAATTGGCGGCCCTTCCACCGTGCCACATGTTTGCACAG TTCTATGTAGCAAATGGGGAGTTATCATGTCAAATGTATCAACGATCTGCTGACATGGGCCTAGGCGTGCCATTTAATATTGCATCTTATGCCCTCCTGACCTGCATAATTGCTCATGTTTGTG AATTAGTTCCAGGTGATTTTATCCATGTCATTGGAGATGCACATGTTTACCAAAATCATGTGAAGCCTTTGCAGGAGCAGCTCCAGAACTTGCCAAGGCCTTTTCCG ACTTTGAAGATAAATCCAGAGAAAAAAGATATAGATTCTTTTGTGGCTTCTGATTTCAAGCTCAGTGACTATAATCCTCACCAGAAGATTGAGATGAAGATGGCCATCTAA
- the LOC107472044 gene encoding protein GAMETE EXPRESSED 3 isoform X3, producing MLLWHLFMEVLASGTSEPVAELFFGPGPGQQVETEIIGLSVSTVTSTVFINIKNRGLFAYKSHGRLLWSIGPVLYKFGYHQGCRKNITDCSFASVPVLDQCEGSIYISNTEGQLYCLSIRGRHFRWIQDFSYLDRNFTITAGNNGRLYVTVPVRALLLALDVFSGNVLWQRSIGPLSKADSVPVVDSNGWVSIGSLDGFLYSFSPTGDLKKFSRRNTDNYVIQVGSFLDCSGFAVYTSQIEMEGKVSHTAGEFATVSAIRPKVALLTMLVPATGSIYWSENNPGQLTTSLSKSDLSQFLVDEEILLAFLAASMQLFERKCADGLVPIYNAETGNLLQCRTTGQKLASSCSQARTKLVSIYTGNERVIALFLLFESTVLAILIGLVRFCCSFWAKKKLQDQGLGSFLAKRCSLQLKKKALDRTITELERKATEEAADREVLDKLVDMSKEREGIQRKLSTTYSLGRDKSDSHARSILPLQTGKTKSYSFQGTRGKNMTMFHTMSDTSSSESSYEGETSMLGNKDSSTKAKTKALMMEDSSSSSSS from the exons ATGTTGCTGTGGCACCTGTTCATGGAGGTTTTGGCAAG TGGAACTTCTGAGCCTGTAGCAGAATTATTCTTTGGTCCAGGACCTGGTCAACAGGTAGAGACTGAAATTATTGGGCTTTCGGTAAGCACAGTAACCTCAACAGTGTTTATAAACATCAAGAATCGAGGACTCTTTGCATATAAGTCACATGGACGTTTACTGTGGAGTATTGGACCTGTGCTTTATAAATTTGGCTACCATCAAGGATGCCGGAAAAACATTACAGATTGTTCCTTTGCATCGGTCCCGGTGCTTGATCAATGCGAGGGCAGTATATAT atCTCAAATACAGAAGGACAGCTCTATTGCTTGTCTATTCGCGGCCGTCACTTTAGATGGATACAGGATTTTAGTTATTTAGACAGAAATTTCACCATCACCGCCGGGAACAATGGTCGTTTGTATGTAACAGTTCCTGTGAGGGCTCTTTTATTGGCTCTAGATGTCTTTTCAGGTAATGTCTTGTGGCAGAGAAGTATTGGCCCATTAAGCAAAGCTGACTCTGTACCCGTAGTAGATTCTAATG GATGGGTGTCTATTGGTTCATTGGATGGATTCCTTTACTCATTTTCACCAACTGGGGATCTTAAGAAATTCTCAAGAAGAAATACAGATAACTATGTGATTCAAGTTGGTTCTTTTCTTGATTGCTCTGGATTTGCTGTCTATACTTCACAGATAGAGATGGAAGGAAAAGTTAGCCACACTGCTGGTGAATTCGCCACTGTTTCAGCAATTCGACCGAAAGTTGCATTGTTAACTATGTTAGTTCCTGCAACTGGATCAATCTATTGGTCTGAAAATAATCCTG GTCAACTTACAACTTCATTATCCAAAAGCGATCTAAGTCAGTTTTTAGTAGATGAGGAGATTCTTCTCGCTTTCCTTGCTGCCTCAA TGCAATTATTTGAACGTAAATGTGCTGATGGCTTGGTCCCAATATATAATGCAGAGACTGGCAACCTACTGCAATGCCGTACTACAG GTCAGAAGCTTGCATCAAGCTGCTCACAAGCAAGAACCAAGCTTGTCAGCATCTACACAG GAAATGAAAGGGTGATAGCATTGTTTCTGCTCTTTGAATCAACTGTTTTGGCAATACTTATTGGACTAGTAAGATTCTGCTGTTCATTCTGGGCAAAAAAGAAGCTTCAAGACCAAGGCCTTGGAAGTTTCCTTGCCAAGCGA TGCTCTCTTCAGCTCAAAAAGAAAGCATTGGACAGGACAATTACTGAGCTTGAGCGAAAAGCCACAGAGGAAGCAGCAGACAGAGAGGTTTTAGATAAACTGGTTGATATGTCAAAAGAAAGGGAAGGCATTCAGAGGAAGCTATCAACCACCTACAGTTTGGGAAGGGATAAAAGTGATTCACATGCAAGATCTATTCTTCCTTTACAAacaggaaaaacaaaaagctactcgTTCCAAGGGACACGGGGCAAGAACATGACAATGTTCCATACAATGAGTGACACATCTTCCAGCGAAAGCAGCTATGAAGGTGAGACCAGCATGCTTGGCAATAAGGACTCATCAACTAAGGCAAAAACAAAGGCACTGATGATGGAAGATAGTTCAAGTTCAAGTTCAAGTTGA
- the LOC107472044 gene encoding protein GAMETE EXPRESSED 3 isoform X2, with product MAVTPAATSIVSMAVTSSFFSCVLSSLPMAVTMPMIHLLIFVFALATLSPSSAYDRLSKPLVGDDGRIYVCSNKKLFAFESNGSISWTMHIDYKCNVAVAPVHGGFGKIYLIADNRILMVKLENSGTSEPVAELFFGPGPGQQVETEIIGLSVSTVTSTVFINIKNRGLFAYKSHGRLLWSIGPVLYKFGYHQGCRKNITDCSFASVPVLDQCEGSIYISNTEGQLYCLSIRGRHFRWIQDFSYLDRNFTITAGNNGRLYVTVPVRALLLALDVFSGNVLWQRSIGPLSKADSVPVVDSNGWVSIGSLDGFLYSFSPTGDLKKFSRRNTDNYVIQVGSFLDCSGFAVYTSQIEMEGKVSHTAGEFATVSAIRPKVALLTMLVPATGSIYWSENNPGQLTTSLSKSDLSQFLVDEEILLAFLAASKTGNLLQCRTTGQKLASSCSQARTKLVSIYTGNERVIALFLLFESTVLAILIGLVRFCCSFWAKKKLQDQGLGSFLAKRCSLQLKKKALDRTITELERKATEEAADREVLDKLVDMSKEREGIQRKLSTTYSLGRDKSDSHARSILPLQTGKTKSYSFQGTRGKNMTMFHTMSDTSSSESSYEGETSMLGNKDSSTKAKTKALMMEDSSSSSSS from the exons ATGGCCGTTACTCCAGCAGCAACTTCCATAGTTTCCATGGCGGttacttcttcctttttctcttgtgTTCTGAGTTCCCTTCCCATGGCGGTTACTATGCCGATGATTCATTTACTTATCTTTGTGTTTGCACTTGCTACATTATCCCCTTCCTCTGCGTACGATCGGCTTTCGAAACCTCTTGTTGGAGATGATGGAAGAATTTATGTTTGTTCCAATAAGAAGCTTTTTGCATTTGAAAGCAATGGTAGCATCTCATGGACCATGCATATAGACTATAAATGCAATGTTGCTGTGGCACCTGTTCATGGAGGTTTTGGCAAG ATATATTTGATAGCTGATAACAGAATATTAATGGTTAAACTGGAAAACAGTGGAACTTCTGAGCCTGTAGCAGAATTATTCTTTGGTCCAGGACCTGGTCAACAGGTAGAGACTGAAATTATTGGGCTTTCGGTAAGCACAGTAACCTCAACAGTGTTTATAAACATCAAGAATCGAGGACTCTTTGCATATAAGTCACATGGACGTTTACTGTGGAGTATTGGACCTGTGCTTTATAAATTTGGCTACCATCAAGGATGCCGGAAAAACATTACAGATTGTTCCTTTGCATCGGTCCCGGTGCTTGATCAATGCGAGGGCAGTATATAT atCTCAAATACAGAAGGACAGCTCTATTGCTTGTCTATTCGCGGCCGTCACTTTAGATGGATACAGGATTTTAGTTATTTAGACAGAAATTTCACCATCACCGCCGGGAACAATGGTCGTTTGTATGTAACAGTTCCTGTGAGGGCTCTTTTATTGGCTCTAGATGTCTTTTCAGGTAATGTCTTGTGGCAGAGAAGTATTGGCCCATTAAGCAAAGCTGACTCTGTACCCGTAGTAGATTCTAATG GATGGGTGTCTATTGGTTCATTGGATGGATTCCTTTACTCATTTTCACCAACTGGGGATCTTAAGAAATTCTCAAGAAGAAATACAGATAACTATGTGATTCAAGTTGGTTCTTTTCTTGATTGCTCTGGATTTGCTGTCTATACTTCACAGATAGAGATGGAAGGAAAAGTTAGCCACACTGCTGGTGAATTCGCCACTGTTTCAGCAATTCGACCGAAAGTTGCATTGTTAACTATGTTAGTTCCTGCAACTGGATCAATCTATTGGTCTGAAAATAATCCTG GTCAACTTACAACTTCATTATCCAAAAGCGATCTAAGTCAGTTTTTAGTAGATGAGGAGATTCTTCTCGCTTTCCTTGCTGCCTCAA AGACTGGCAACCTACTGCAATGCCGTACTACAG GTCAGAAGCTTGCATCAAGCTGCTCACAAGCAAGAACCAAGCTTGTCAGCATCTACACAG GAAATGAAAGGGTGATAGCATTGTTTCTGCTCTTTGAATCAACTGTTTTGGCAATACTTATTGGACTAGTAAGATTCTGCTGTTCATTCTGGGCAAAAAAGAAGCTTCAAGACCAAGGCCTTGGAAGTTTCCTTGCCAAGCGA TGCTCTCTTCAGCTCAAAAAGAAAGCATTGGACAGGACAATTACTGAGCTTGAGCGAAAAGCCACAGAGGAAGCAGCAGACAGAGAGGTTTTAGATAAACTGGTTGATATGTCAAAAGAAAGGGAAGGCATTCAGAGGAAGCTATCAACCACCTACAGTTTGGGAAGGGATAAAAGTGATTCACATGCAAGATCTATTCTTCCTTTACAAacaggaaaaacaaaaagctactcgTTCCAAGGGACACGGGGCAAGAACATGACAATGTTCCATACAATGAGTGACACATCTTCCAGCGAAAGCAGCTATGAAGGTGAGACCAGCATGCTTGGCAATAAGGACTCATCAACTAAGGCAAAAACAAAGGCACTGATGATGGAAGATAGTTCAAGTTCAAGTTCAAGTTGA
- the LOC107472044 gene encoding protein GAMETE EXPRESSED 3 isoform X4 → MQCCCGTCSWRFWQGPGQQVETEIIGLSVSTVTSTVFINIKNRGLFAYKSHGRLLWSIGPVLYKFGYHQGCRKNITDCSFASVPVLDQCEGSIYISNTEGQLYCLSIRGRHFRWIQDFSYLDRNFTITAGNNGRLYVTVPVRALLLALDVFSGNVLWQRSIGPLSKADSVPVVDSNGWVSIGSLDGFLYSFSPTGDLKKFSRRNTDNYVIQVGSFLDCSGFAVYTSQIEMEGKVSHTAGEFATVSAIRPKVALLTMLVPATGSIYWSENNPGQLTTSLSKSDLSQFLVDEEILLAFLAASMQLFERKCADGLVPIYNAETGNLLQCRTTGQKLASSCSQARTKLVSIYTGNERVIALFLLFESTVLAILIGLVRFCCSFWAKKKLQDQGLGSFLAKRCSLQLKKKALDRTITELERKATEEAADREVLDKLVDMSKEREGIQRKLSTTYSLGRDKSDSHARSILPLQTGKTKSYSFQGTRGKNMTMFHTMSDTSSSESSYEGETSMLGNKDSSTKAKTKALMMEDSSSSSSS, encoded by the exons ATGCAATGTTGCTGTGGCACCTGTTCATGGAGGTTTTGGCAAG GACCTGGTCAACAGGTAGAGACTGAAATTATTGGGCTTTCGGTAAGCACAGTAACCTCAACAGTGTTTATAAACATCAAGAATCGAGGACTCTTTGCATATAAGTCACATGGACGTTTACTGTGGAGTATTGGACCTGTGCTTTATAAATTTGGCTACCATCAAGGATGCCGGAAAAACATTACAGATTGTTCCTTTGCATCGGTCCCGGTGCTTGATCAATGCGAGGGCAGTATATAT atCTCAAATACAGAAGGACAGCTCTATTGCTTGTCTATTCGCGGCCGTCACTTTAGATGGATACAGGATTTTAGTTATTTAGACAGAAATTTCACCATCACCGCCGGGAACAATGGTCGTTTGTATGTAACAGTTCCTGTGAGGGCTCTTTTATTGGCTCTAGATGTCTTTTCAGGTAATGTCTTGTGGCAGAGAAGTATTGGCCCATTAAGCAAAGCTGACTCTGTACCCGTAGTAGATTCTAATG GATGGGTGTCTATTGGTTCATTGGATGGATTCCTTTACTCATTTTCACCAACTGGGGATCTTAAGAAATTCTCAAGAAGAAATACAGATAACTATGTGATTCAAGTTGGTTCTTTTCTTGATTGCTCTGGATTTGCTGTCTATACTTCACAGATAGAGATGGAAGGAAAAGTTAGCCACACTGCTGGTGAATTCGCCACTGTTTCAGCAATTCGACCGAAAGTTGCATTGTTAACTATGTTAGTTCCTGCAACTGGATCAATCTATTGGTCTGAAAATAATCCTG GTCAACTTACAACTTCATTATCCAAAAGCGATCTAAGTCAGTTTTTAGTAGATGAGGAGATTCTTCTCGCTTTCCTTGCTGCCTCAA TGCAATTATTTGAACGTAAATGTGCTGATGGCTTGGTCCCAATATATAATGCAGAGACTGGCAACCTACTGCAATGCCGTACTACAG GTCAGAAGCTTGCATCAAGCTGCTCACAAGCAAGAACCAAGCTTGTCAGCATCTACACAG GAAATGAAAGGGTGATAGCATTGTTTCTGCTCTTTGAATCAACTGTTTTGGCAATACTTATTGGACTAGTAAGATTCTGCTGTTCATTCTGGGCAAAAAAGAAGCTTCAAGACCAAGGCCTTGGAAGTTTCCTTGCCAAGCGA TGCTCTCTTCAGCTCAAAAAGAAAGCATTGGACAGGACAATTACTGAGCTTGAGCGAAAAGCCACAGAGGAAGCAGCAGACAGAGAGGTTTTAGATAAACTGGTTGATATGTCAAAAGAAAGGGAAGGCATTCAGAGGAAGCTATCAACCACCTACAGTTTGGGAAGGGATAAAAGTGATTCACATGCAAGATCTATTCTTCCTTTACAAacaggaaaaacaaaaagctactcgTTCCAAGGGACACGGGGCAAGAACATGACAATGTTCCATACAATGAGTGACACATCTTCCAGCGAAAGCAGCTATGAAGGTGAGACCAGCATGCTTGGCAATAAGGACTCATCAACTAAGGCAAAAACAAAGGCACTGATGATGGAAGATAGTTCAAGTTCAAGTTCAAGTTGA
- the LOC107472023 gene encoding L-2-hydroxyglutarate dehydrogenase, mitochondrial, with product MLKLTFQSFRRSSKGFALSSSRRSDARFKWKRLHSPSNFMVMRSMMSSTQTATTTSYSVPREKVDCLVIGAGVVGIAIARALALKGREVFVVESGSTFGTVTSSRNSEVIHAGIYYPRNSLKAIFCSRGRDMLYDYCTKHDIPHKQIGKLIVATRSSEIPKLNDILNHGIQNGVDSLRMIEGIEAMKMEPELQCVKAVLSPVSGIVDSHSLMLALVGEAESHRTIFTYNSAVIGGHLEGNQICVHVSETNSLKEWNGTSTALNPDLVLLPNLIVNSAGLSAPALAKRFTGLPSEVIPSAYYARGCYFTLSNTKTTPFQHLIYPIPEDGGLGVHVTLDLNGQVKFGPDVEWIDSIDDISSFLNKFDYSVHANRAERFYPEIRKYYPNLKDGSLEPGYSGIRPKLSGPGQPPVDFVIQGENIHGIPGLVNLFGIESPGLTSSLAIAEYIVTRFLG from the exons ATGCTGAAGCTAACATTTCAAAGCTTCAGAAGAAGCTCGAAAGGATTTGCGTTGTCATCATCAAGAAGAAGCGACGCTCGTTTCAAATGGAAACGTTTACATTCACCGAGCAATTTCATGGTGATGAGAAGCATGATGAGCAGCACCCAAACCGCCACAACAACTTCGTACTCTGTCCCAAGGGAGAAAGTGGATTGCTTGGTCATAGGTGCTGGCGTTGTGGGCATAGCGATCGCAAGAGCACTGGCACTCAAGGGCAGAGAGGTTTTCGTTGTTGAATCGGGTTCAACTTTTGGCACAGTCACCAGTTCTCGAAACAGTGAAGTTATCCACGCTGGAATCTATTACCCTCGCAATTCCTTGAAG GCGATTTTTTGTTCAAGGGGAAGAGATATGTTATATGATTACTGCACAAAACACGATATTCCACATAAACAAATTGGTAAACTTATAGTGGCTACGCGGTCTTCGGAGATTCCGAAGCTAAATGACATTCTAAACCATGGGATTCAAAATGGAGTTGATAGTTTGAGGATGATAGAAGGGATTGAGGCCATGAAAATGGAACCTGAGTTGCAATGTGTGAAAGCAGTATTATCACCTGTCTCTGGGATTGTTGACTCCCATTCTTTAATGCTTGCTCTAGTG GGGGAAGCCGAAAGTCACAGAACAATCTTCACATATAATTCAGCAGTCATTGGTGGCCATCTTGAAGGAAATCAGATTTGTGTTCATGTATCAGAAACCAATAGCCTTAAAGAATGGAATGGGACATCAACAGCTCTGAACCCGGATCTAGTGCTACTTCCAAACCTCATAGTGAACTCTGCAGGCCTTAGTGCCCCCGCACTTGCGAAAAGATTTACTGGCTTGCCAAGTGAAGTTATTCCTTCAGCCTACTATGCGCGTGGTTGCTACTTCACATTATCTAACACTAAAACCACTCCGTTCCAACATTTAATATATCCTATACCGGAGGATGGTGGCCTTGGCGTGCATGTTACTCTTGACTTGAATGGTCAGGTCAAGTTTGGCCCGGATGTTGAATGGATTGACAGCATTGATGATATCTCAAGTTTTCTGAATAA GTTTGATTATTCAGTACATGCAAATCGCGCTGAGCGGTTTTATCCGGAGATAAGAAAGTACTACCCAAATCTAAAGGATGGGTCTCTTGAGCCAGGATATTCAGGGATCCGACCAAAACTTTCAGGACCTGGCCAGCCGCCTGTTGATTTTGTAATACAG GGGGAGAATATTCACGGAATACCTggtcttgttaatctttttggAATCGAGTCACCCGGTTTAACGTCAAGTTTGGCAATTGCAGAATATATAGTTACTAGATTTTTGGGATGA
- the LOC107472044 gene encoding protein GAMETE EXPRESSED 3 isoform X1 — translation MAVTPAATSIVSMAVTSSFFSCVLSSLPMAVTMPMIHLLIFVFALATLSPSSAYDRLSKPLVGDDGRIYVCSNKKLFAFESNGSISWTMHIDYKCNVAVAPVHGGFGKIYLIADNRILMVKLENSGTSEPVAELFFGPGPGQQVETEIIGLSVSTVTSTVFINIKNRGLFAYKSHGRLLWSIGPVLYKFGYHQGCRKNITDCSFASVPVLDQCEGSIYISNTEGQLYCLSIRGRHFRWIQDFSYLDRNFTITAGNNGRLYVTVPVRALLLALDVFSGNVLWQRSIGPLSKADSVPVVDSNGWVSIGSLDGFLYSFSPTGDLKKFSRRNTDNYVIQVGSFLDCSGFAVYTSQIEMEGKVSHTAGEFATVSAIRPKVALLTMLVPATGSIYWSENNPGQLTTSLSKSDLSQFLVDEEILLAFLAASMQLFERKCADGLVPIYNAETGNLLQCRTTGQKLASSCSQARTKLVSIYTGNERVIALFLLFESTVLAILIGLVRFCCSFWAKKKLQDQGLGSFLAKRCSLQLKKKALDRTITELERKATEEAADREVLDKLVDMSKEREGIQRKLSTTYSLGRDKSDSHARSILPLQTGKTKSYSFQGTRGKNMTMFHTMSDTSSSESSYEGETSMLGNKDSSTKAKTKALMMEDSSSSSSS, via the exons ATGGCCGTTACTCCAGCAGCAACTTCCATAGTTTCCATGGCGGttacttcttcctttttctcttgtgTTCTGAGTTCCCTTCCCATGGCGGTTACTATGCCGATGATTCATTTACTTATCTTTGTGTTTGCACTTGCTACATTATCCCCTTCCTCTGCGTACGATCGGCTTTCGAAACCTCTTGTTGGAGATGATGGAAGAATTTATGTTTGTTCCAATAAGAAGCTTTTTGCATTTGAAAGCAATGGTAGCATCTCATGGACCATGCATATAGACTATAAATGCAATGTTGCTGTGGCACCTGTTCATGGAGGTTTTGGCAAG ATATATTTGATAGCTGATAACAGAATATTAATGGTTAAACTGGAAAACAGTGGAACTTCTGAGCCTGTAGCAGAATTATTCTTTGGTCCAGGACCTGGTCAACAGGTAGAGACTGAAATTATTGGGCTTTCGGTAAGCACAGTAACCTCAACAGTGTTTATAAACATCAAGAATCGAGGACTCTTTGCATATAAGTCACATGGACGTTTACTGTGGAGTATTGGACCTGTGCTTTATAAATTTGGCTACCATCAAGGATGCCGGAAAAACATTACAGATTGTTCCTTTGCATCGGTCCCGGTGCTTGATCAATGCGAGGGCAGTATATAT atCTCAAATACAGAAGGACAGCTCTATTGCTTGTCTATTCGCGGCCGTCACTTTAGATGGATACAGGATTTTAGTTATTTAGACAGAAATTTCACCATCACCGCCGGGAACAATGGTCGTTTGTATGTAACAGTTCCTGTGAGGGCTCTTTTATTGGCTCTAGATGTCTTTTCAGGTAATGTCTTGTGGCAGAGAAGTATTGGCCCATTAAGCAAAGCTGACTCTGTACCCGTAGTAGATTCTAATG GATGGGTGTCTATTGGTTCATTGGATGGATTCCTTTACTCATTTTCACCAACTGGGGATCTTAAGAAATTCTCAAGAAGAAATACAGATAACTATGTGATTCAAGTTGGTTCTTTTCTTGATTGCTCTGGATTTGCTGTCTATACTTCACAGATAGAGATGGAAGGAAAAGTTAGCCACACTGCTGGTGAATTCGCCACTGTTTCAGCAATTCGACCGAAAGTTGCATTGTTAACTATGTTAGTTCCTGCAACTGGATCAATCTATTGGTCTGAAAATAATCCTG GTCAACTTACAACTTCATTATCCAAAAGCGATCTAAGTCAGTTTTTAGTAGATGAGGAGATTCTTCTCGCTTTCCTTGCTGCCTCAA TGCAATTATTTGAACGTAAATGTGCTGATGGCTTGGTCCCAATATATAATGCAGAGACTGGCAACCTACTGCAATGCCGTACTACAG GTCAGAAGCTTGCATCAAGCTGCTCACAAGCAAGAACCAAGCTTGTCAGCATCTACACAG GAAATGAAAGGGTGATAGCATTGTTTCTGCTCTTTGAATCAACTGTTTTGGCAATACTTATTGGACTAGTAAGATTCTGCTGTTCATTCTGGGCAAAAAAGAAGCTTCAAGACCAAGGCCTTGGAAGTTTCCTTGCCAAGCGA TGCTCTCTTCAGCTCAAAAAGAAAGCATTGGACAGGACAATTACTGAGCTTGAGCGAAAAGCCACAGAGGAAGCAGCAGACAGAGAGGTTTTAGATAAACTGGTTGATATGTCAAAAGAAAGGGAAGGCATTCAGAGGAAGCTATCAACCACCTACAGTTTGGGAAGGGATAAAAGTGATTCACATGCAAGATCTATTCTTCCTTTACAAacaggaaaaacaaaaagctactcgTTCCAAGGGACACGGGGCAAGAACATGACAATGTTCCATACAATGAGTGACACATCTTCCAGCGAAAGCAGCTATGAAGGTGAGACCAGCATGCTTGGCAATAAGGACTCATCAACTAAGGCAAAAACAAAGGCACTGATGATGGAAGATAGTTCAAGTTCAAGTTCAAGTTGA